A region from the Desulfurispira natronophila genome encodes:
- a CDS encoding anaerobic ribonucleoside-triphosphate reductase activating protein encodes MSHTPALVADFTPVSLLDFPGEIATTVFTHGCNLRCRYCHNPALVLGQPGRSHQDQLLEYIDRHQIGAVAITGGEPLFQRELETLLQQLRSRKIRIKLDTNGTLPHRLKQVLEQELVDFVAVDVKAFNDADMAHITRACTSIQPLLTSLAHLRSASIPFELRHTLWKLPEPEELRALAAHCGSAPLALQFLRDRVPMLDKRFRSPLSATDFATAHQRFAQAFSRVIARGESTEVTGSGGR; translated from the coding sequence ATGAGCCATACACCCGCCCTGGTGGCCGATTTCACCCCCGTCAGTCTGCTGGACTTTCCCGGTGAAATCGCCACCACCGTCTTCACCCACGGCTGCAACCTGCGCTGCCGCTACTGCCACAATCCCGCACTCGTCCTGGGACAACCCGGAAGGAGCCACCAGGACCAGCTGCTGGAATACATTGACCGGCACCAGATCGGGGCCGTCGCCATCACCGGCGGCGAGCCCCTTTTTCAGCGGGAACTTGAAACCTTGCTGCAACAGCTGCGCAGCCGGAAAATCCGGATCAAACTCGACACCAACGGCACCCTGCCCCATCGCCTGAAACAGGTGCTGGAACAGGAACTGGTGGACTTTGTGGCCGTAGACGTCAAAGCCTTCAATGATGCCGACATGGCCCACATCACCCGCGCCTGCACCAGCATACAGCCCCTGCTGACCAGCCTGGCCCATCTGCGCAGCGCCAGCATCCCCTTTGAACTACGCCACACCCTCTGGAAACTGCCCGAACCCGAAGAACTGCGCGCCCTGGCCGCCCACTGCGGCAGCGCTCCCCTGGCCCTGCAGTTTCTGCGCGATCGCGTTCCCATGCTGGATAAACGCTTTCGCTCTCCCCTGTCGGCCACCGATTTCGCCACCGCGCACCAGCGCTTCGCGCAGGCGTTTTCCCGCGTGATAGCACGGGGAGAAAGCACAGAAGTTACCGGTAGTGGAGGTAGGTAG
- the nrdD gene encoding anaerobic ribonucleoside-triphosphate reductase, producing MSQREAQIQQLEEQLASIKGTPCDIYSRVVGYHSPTNHWNEGKKEEFGKRETFAVNP from the coding sequence ATGAGCCAGCGCGAAGCACAGATTCAACAACTGGAAGAACAGCTTGCCAGCATCAAAGGAACCCCCTGCGACATCTACAGCCGTGTCGTGGGCTACCACAGCCCCACCAACCACTGGAACGAAGGCAAAAAAGAGGAGTTTGGCAAGCGGGAGACCTTTGCGGTCAACCCATGA
- a CDS encoding ribonucleoside triphosphate reductase, which translates to MITTVMKRDGRFVPFDQERIATAIFKAARSVGGSDRNIASALSLQVLHALVDQYGQYGSCTVEQVQDCVEKVLIEGGYAKTAKAYIIYRHQRADMRAMTESFEGLESIVESYLGGSDWRVNENSNTTYALQGLNNYISSTITARYWLNKIYPRQVQEAHSRGDFHIHDLGLLAVYCCGWDLNDLLVRGFRGVAGKVESKPAKHLRSALGQVVNFFYTLQGEAAGAQAFANFDTCLAPFIAYDQLTYPEVKQAMQEFVFNLNIPTRVGFQTPFTNLTMDLYVPSTHRDEPVIIGGEPQERTYGEFQEEMFMLNQAFMEVMMEGDAKGRVFTFPIPTYNVSRDFDWQHPMVGRLMEITAKYGIPYFANFVNSDMSPDDARSMCCRLRLDNRELHKRGGGLFGANPLTGSIGVVTINLPRIAHSVDSETAFFERLAELMELARDSLKIKRKALERLTENGLYPYSRFYLQDIHQRFGEYWRNHFNTIGIIGMNEALLNFIGVDITHPEGLEFSRRVMEFMRERLGQFQLEEDVLYNLEATPAEGTSFRLARKDRQTLPGIITSGTEERPYYTNSTQIPVEKTRDLFAALDHQDQLQPLYTGGTVFHIFLGEAVEDGTTVGKLLDTITRRYHLPYITITPTFSICPVHGYLKGEHTHCPHCAQEQRQEIQTRITELKGQSGLHEINLTGAHS; encoded by the coding sequence ATGATCACTACTGTCATGAAGCGCGATGGTCGTTTTGTCCCCTTCGACCAGGAGCGCATCGCCACTGCCATCTTCAAGGCCGCCCGTTCGGTAGGCGGCAGCGACCGTAACATTGCCTCGGCCCTTTCCCTGCAGGTGCTGCATGCCTTGGTAGACCAGTACGGCCAGTACGGCTCCTGCACCGTAGAGCAGGTGCAAGACTGCGTGGAAAAGGTTCTCATTGAGGGCGGTTATGCCAAAACCGCCAAAGCCTATATCATCTACCGCCACCAGCGCGCCGACATGCGGGCCATGACCGAAAGCTTCGAAGGTCTGGAGAGCATCGTGGAATCCTACCTGGGCGGCAGCGACTGGCGGGTCAACGAAAACAGCAACACCACCTATGCGCTGCAGGGGCTCAACAACTACATCTCTTCCACCATCACCGCCCGCTACTGGCTCAATAAGATCTATCCGCGCCAGGTGCAGGAAGCCCACTCCCGTGGCGACTTTCACATTCACGATCTGGGGCTGCTGGCGGTGTACTGCTGCGGCTGGGATCTGAACGATCTGCTGGTGCGTGGCTTTCGCGGCGTGGCCGGCAAGGTGGAGAGCAAGCCGGCCAAACACCTGCGCTCGGCTTTGGGTCAGGTGGTAAACTTCTTCTACACCCTGCAGGGGGAAGCCGCGGGGGCCCAGGCCTTTGCCAATTTCGATACCTGCCTGGCACCCTTTATCGCTTATGACCAGCTGACCTACCCCGAAGTGAAGCAGGCCATGCAGGAGTTCGTCTTCAACCTGAATATCCCCACCCGCGTGGGATTCCAGACACCCTTCACCAACCTGACCATGGACCTGTACGTCCCCTCCACCCACCGTGACGAGCCAGTCATCATCGGTGGAGAGCCCCAGGAACGCACCTACGGGGAGTTTCAGGAAGAGATGTTCATGCTCAACCAGGCCTTCATGGAAGTGATGATGGAAGGCGACGCCAAAGGGCGCGTCTTCACCTTCCCCATTCCCACTTATAACGTCAGCCGCGACTTCGACTGGCAGCACCCCATGGTGGGCAGACTGATGGAGATTACCGCCAAGTACGGCATCCCCTACTTTGCCAACTTCGTCAACAGCGACATGAGCCCCGACGACGCGCGCAGCATGTGCTGTCGCCTGCGTCTGGACAATCGGGAACTGCACAAGCGCGGTGGCGGACTCTTTGGCGCCAATCCCCTGACCGGCTCCATTGGCGTGGTAACCATCAACCTGCCCCGCATCGCCCACAGCGTGGACAGCGAAACGGCCTTCTTTGAGCGGCTGGCCGAGCTAATGGAGCTGGCCCGCGACAGCCTCAAAATCAAACGCAAGGCCCTGGAGCGCCTGACGGAAAACGGCCTCTACCCCTATTCCCGCTTTTACCTGCAGGATATTCACCAGCGCTTTGGCGAGTACTGGCGAAACCACTTCAACACCATCGGCATCATCGGCATGAACGAAGCGCTGCTGAACTTTATCGGCGTGGATATCACCCACCCCGAAGGACTGGAGTTTTCCCGCCGCGTCATGGAATTCATGCGGGAGCGCCTGGGACAGTTCCAGCTGGAGGAAGACGTGCTCTACAACCTGGAGGCCACCCCCGCCGAAGGCACCTCGTTCCGCCTGGCCCGCAAGGACCGCCAGACCCTTCCCGGCATCATCACCTCCGGTACTGAAGAGCGCCCCTACTACACCAACTCCACCCAGATACCGGTGGAGAAAACCCGCGACCTCTTCGCCGCCCTGGACCATCAGGATCAGCTGCAGCCCCTCTACACCGGGGGGACCGTCTTCCACATCTTCTTGGGCGAAGCCGTGGAGGACGGCACCACCGTGGGCAAACTGCTGGACACCATCACCCGGCGCTACCACCTGCCCTACATCACCATCACACCGACATTTTCCATCTGCCCCGTTCATGGCTACCTCAAAGGCGAGCACACACACTGCCCCCACTGCGCCCAGGAACAGCGGCAGGAAATTCAGACCCGGATTACCGAACTCAAAGGCCAGAGCGGCCTGCACGAAATCAATCTGACAGGAGCACACTCATGA
- a CDS encoding DUF2325 domain-containing protein, with product MDRLHPHYQKVAKEAGYKIKLFTGTENTIAGRLGSIDLMVIFTNKVSHNARKLALEAARADNIPVMMCHSCGVSTLKDCLKSPSSECPIRK from the coding sequence ATGGATAGACTGCATCCTCATTACCAGAAGGTCGCGAAGGAGGCTGGGTATAAAATAAAGCTGTTCACCGGGACGGAGAACACCATTGCGGGGCGGCTTGGCAGTATTGATCTGATGGTGATATTTACTAACAAGGTTTCGCACAATGCCCGAAAGCTCGCTCTTGAAGCGGCCCGAGCCGACAATATCCCAGTGATGATGTGCCATTCCTGTGGAGTATCAACACTGAAGGATTGCCTGAAAAGTCCCAGCTCAGAATGTCCCATAAGGAAGTAA
- a CDS encoding Com family DNA-binding transcriptional regulator: protein MEKSAPMSTCAQHGSGVEKVALQEARCRKCHRLLFKGFVIDIEVKCPKCGALQNFDYACQCRARHTTQS, encoded by the coding sequence ATGGAAAAAAGCGCTCCCATGAGCACTTGCGCACAACACGGGTCCGGCGTGGAGAAGGTAGCACTGCAGGAGGCACGCTGCAGAAAATGTCATCGATTGCTATTCAAAGGCTTTGTAATTGACATTGAGGTAAAATGCCCCAAATGCGGCGCACTGCAAAACTTTGATTATGCATGCCAATGCCGTGCTCGCCACACCACGCAATCGTAA
- a CDS encoding ABC transporter permease: MYHNPVLYREVSLLRRKLLRPGYVFSTIFFPLIYLAAFGLGLGHRVQLEGGGSYVQFLLPGIVAMASMTNAFNLSANSTGMGRLLTRHWQSLLISPASPMVLIWGYIMAGALRGLLAAFLVALAGILLFGIFPFTFFSLLSLLLNVTLFAALGLLVGVFINDIEDMALFTNFIIMPMAFFSGTFFPLDGMPSAVVSLLSLLPLTHINAIMRAQEFSMTIIFSLAYSTLLLGIILLWCRSVVHRYHE, translated from the coding sequence ATGTACCATAACCCCGTACTCTACCGGGAGGTTTCCCTTCTGCGCCGCAAACTGCTGCGGCCCGGTTATGTCTTTTCAACCATCTTCTTTCCCCTGATTTACCTGGCAGCCTTCGGCCTGGGACTTGGGCACCGGGTGCAACTGGAAGGAGGAGGCTCCTACGTACAGTTTTTACTCCCTGGCATCGTTGCCATGGCCTCCATGACCAACGCCTTCAACCTCAGCGCCAACTCAACCGGCATGGGCCGCCTTCTGACCCGCCACTGGCAGTCACTCCTTATTTCCCCCGCTTCACCCATGGTGCTTATCTGGGGATACATCATGGCCGGTGCCCTTCGGGGCCTGCTGGCAGCTTTCCTGGTGGCCCTGGCAGGCATCTTGCTTTTCGGCATATTTCCGTTCACATTTTTTTCCCTGCTCTCCTTGCTGCTTAATGTAACCCTCTTTGCCGCATTGGGACTTCTGGTGGGAGTGTTCATTAACGACATTGAGGACATGGCCCTCTTCACTAACTTTATTATCATGCCAATGGCCTTCTTCAGCGGAACCTTCTTTCCCCTTGACGGCATGCCCTCAGCCGTCGTGTCATTGCTATCCCTGCTGCCCCTCACCCATATCAATGCGATCATGCGTGCCCAGGAGTTCAGCATGACAATCATATTTTCACTGGCTTATTCCACTTTACTGTTGGGTATCATACTACTTTGGTGCCGCAGTGTAGTGCATCGTTACCATGAGTAA
- a CDS encoding ABC transporter ATP-binding protein gives MIQVESLCKAYKNTIVLDDISFRVNAGEVYGLLGVNGAGKTTTMKILTTLARPDSGRVLIDGKDIVRHRSHIRSIIGLVPQERNLDRELSAWENLAIQGLLYRMPHLPAAIERQLKAVGLWNERHQPVVQFSGGQQRRLLIARALLCEPQVLFMDEPSIGLDPQVRHQLWQTVRDIAAQGITVVLTTHYMEEAQSLCSRIGILHAGKLLAQGSLAQLQASLEPSHSQEPHRPHPDHAPTRKPSLEDIFLHFTRQSHTKEPCYVP, from the coding sequence ATGATTCAGGTTGAAAGCCTGTGCAAGGCATACAAGAATACAATCGTGCTCGATGACATAAGTTTTCGGGTCAATGCTGGCGAGGTCTATGGCTTACTGGGGGTGAATGGCGCCGGCAAGACGACCACCATGAAGATCCTCACCACCCTGGCCCGGCCTGACAGTGGCCGTGTCCTGATAGATGGCAAGGATATTGTGCGACACCGCAGCCACATACGCTCCATCATCGGACTGGTACCGCAGGAACGTAACCTGGACCGGGAACTGAGTGCCTGGGAGAACCTGGCAATTCAGGGGTTACTCTATCGAATGCCCCACCTGCCTGCAGCGATTGAGCGACAACTCAAGGCCGTTGGCCTGTGGAACGAACGCCATCAGCCCGTCGTCCAGTTCTCTGGTGGTCAGCAGCGCCGCCTGCTGATTGCCCGGGCATTACTGTGTGAACCCCAGGTGCTCTTCATGGATGAACCCAGCATCGGCCTGGACCCCCAGGTGCGCCACCAGCTCTGGCAAACCGTCAGGGACATTGCTGCCCAGGGCATCACCGTGGTACTGACCACCCACTACATGGAAGAAGCCCAGTCCCTTTGCTCCCGCATTGGTATTCTCCATGCTGGCAAGCTCCTGGCCCAGGGCAGTCTGGCCCAGCTTCAGGCAAGCCTTGAGCCCAGTCACTCCCAAGAACCGCACCGGCCACATCCAGATCATGCCCCCACCCGAAAACCCTCACTGGAAGATATCTTTCTGCACTTTACCCGGCAAAGTCACACCAAGGAACCTTGCTATGTACCATAA
- a CDS encoding energy transducer TonB, producing the protein MTDAESFERLSSRLALLLTLLLGVSLLAAMAAPEPTAREPLRPPVQPLTMAFASPPALPEIPSPPPPPVVKPVTLPEPPAEQAPTKPVDATLEKAREIAPELELERTNKEFEPVRKNTSKPESIVEEVEQVPDEVIQETADAPPADIEFEVLPEMIETNTPVNQVAHESQRQADLLDELLRAVESEKFYPLPARRMGLEGELMITVTLDEQGRLVEFLIEEQGSHRLLRRAAEQTLERVARNFVADLSGSSSESLRFPLRYVLD; encoded by the coding sequence ATGACCGACGCTGAGTCGTTTGAACGCCTCAGCTCCCGCCTGGCCCTGCTACTGACCCTCCTGCTTGGCGTCAGCCTGCTGGCAGCCATGGCTGCCCCTGAGCCTACAGCGCGCGAACCGCTGCGCCCACCGGTACAGCCGCTCACCATGGCCTTCGCGTCACCACCTGCGTTGCCGGAGATTCCCAGTCCCCCACCGCCACCGGTCGTCAAGCCCGTAACCTTGCCCGAACCACCGGCAGAACAAGCTCCGACAAAACCGGTGGACGCAACGCTAGAAAAGGCGCGTGAAATTGCACCTGAGCTTGAACTCGAGCGAACAAATAAAGAATTTGAACCGGTTCGAAAAAACACATCTAAACCTGAATCGATCGTTGAAGAGGTTGAGCAGGTTCCAGATGAAGTGATTCAGGAAACAGCAGACGCTCCACCAGCAGATATTGAGTTTGAGGTTTTGCCGGAGATGATTGAGACAAACACACCCGTCAACCAGGTCGCGCATGAATCACAGCGGCAGGCAGACCTGCTGGATGAATTGCTGCGCGCCGTGGAGTCGGAGAAGTTCTACCCCCTGCCAGCGCGGCGCATGGGCCTGGAAGGGGAGTTGATGATTACGGTTACTCTCGACGAACAGGGTCGCCTGGTGGAGTTTCTCATCGAAGAGCAGGGCAGCCATCGCCTGCTCAGACGTGCCGCCGAACAGACCCTGGAACGGGTCGCACGTAACTTTGTGGCTGACCTTTCCGGGTCATCATCAGAGTCCCTGCGCTTTCCCCTGCGCTATGTACTTGATTAA
- a CDS encoding ExbD/TolR family protein, with amino-acid sequence MHCPFDHDDDLMDERIDLTPLIDAVFLLLIFFIMATTFLRPALEVSLPDSESAATLEQQDWLVITIAKDGNIYHGDDVIPRPEVAALLQHHPDKPLNFYVDKHAPFESFAHVVDQAQAEGRVDFVVTTLPHDRR; translated from the coding sequence ATGCACTGTCCCTTTGATCATGACGACGATCTCATGGATGAGCGCATCGACCTGACCCCGCTGATTGATGCGGTCTTCCTGCTGCTTATCTTTTTTATTATGGCCACCACTTTTCTGCGGCCGGCCCTGGAAGTCAGCCTGCCTGACAGCGAGAGCGCAGCAACCCTTGAGCAACAGGACTGGCTGGTAATTACCATTGCCAAGGATGGAAACATCTACCATGGTGATGACGTGATACCGCGACCGGAAGTGGCGGCACTGCTTCAGCATCACCCCGACAAACCCCTGAACTTTTATGTGGATAAACATGCGCCTTTTGAATCTTTCGCCCATGTGGTGGACCAGGCTCAGGCTGAAGGAAGAGTGGACTTTGTGGTCACGACTCTTCCCCATGACCGACGCTGA
- a CDS encoding MotA/TolQ/ExbB proton channel family protein: MEFLLTLAGFIGPIGVILVVLGCIATYLCLRNGIYLHLVGRDFCRRFDNLGNRQQGYIDELCGATTNPLTQIVASVVKTHAEHSQDLRAEVAYLFHRNFERVNKHVTYLRLIAVISPLLGLMGTMVGMVRVFQEIAASAVPQQDMLAAGIWEAILTTILGLGIAVPTLVFYYVLSLKLKGFRIEAIEHSYRAVELLDVRCPVEREAS; this comes from the coding sequence ATGGAATTTCTGCTGACCCTGGCGGGTTTCATCGGTCCCATCGGCGTCATCCTGGTAGTACTAGGCTGCATCGCTACCTACCTGTGCCTGCGCAACGGCATCTACCTGCACCTGGTGGGCCGGGATTTCTGCCGCCGCTTTGACAATCTAGGCAATCGCCAGCAGGGCTACATTGACGAGCTGTGCGGCGCCACCACGAATCCCCTGACCCAGATTGTGGCCAGTGTGGTGAAAACCCACGCTGAGCACTCCCAGGATCTGCGGGCGGAAGTGGCTTACCTCTTCCACCGCAACTTTGAACGGGTGAACAAACACGTGACCTACCTGCGGTTGATTGCGGTGATATCACCGCTGCTGGGGCTCATGGGCACCATGGTGGGCATGGTGCGGGTGTTTCAGGAGATTGCCGCCAGTGCCGTTCCCCAGCAGGATATGCTGGCAGCCGGTATCTGGGAGGCCATTCTGACCACTATCCTGGGGCTGGGCATCGCTGTGCCCACCCTGGTGTTCTACTATGTGCTGAGCCTGAAACTTAAAGGCTTTCGCATTGAAGCCATTGAGCACAGCTACCGGGCAGTGGAGCTGCTGGACGTGCGCTGCCCGGTGGAGCGGGAGGCATCCTGA
- a CDS encoding flavodoxin family protein — MKALVAYSSRTGNTRMIADAIAPVLPGEVETVSVECAPQTLDHDFVAIGFWVDKGVPDEQAQEFMKRIRGTVVGLFGTLGAWPDSDHARECMESAVRMMEENDNRVICRFMCQGKVDPQVVEAMARYAPERHPMTPERKARLEEAAKHPDETDTMNAATVFSAAVKEHFALAGRS, encoded by the coding sequence ATGAAAGCCCTGGTTGCCTATTCCAGCCGTACTGGCAATACCCGCATGATTGCCGACGCCATTGCTCCGGTTTTGCCCGGCGAGGTGGAAACCGTCTCCGTGGAGTGCGCCCCTCAGACCCTTGACCATGATTTTGTCGCCATCGGCTTCTGGGTGGATAAAGGGGTACCCGATGAACAGGCTCAGGAATTCATGAAGCGTATCCGGGGAACGGTGGTTGGCCTGTTCGGCACCCTGGGGGCCTGGCCCGATTCCGATCATGCCCGTGAGTGCATGGAGAGTGCCGTGCGCATGATGGAGGAGAATGACAACCGCGTCATCTGCCGCTTCATGTGCCAGGGCAAGGTGGACCCCCAGGTAGTGGAGGCCATGGCCCGCTACGCGCCGGAGCGCCATCCCATGACTCCGGAGCGCAAGGCGCGTCTGGAGGAAGCTGCCAAGCACCCCGATGAAACCGATACCATGAATGCCGCCACGGTCTTTTCTGCGGCCGTAAAAGAGCACTTTGCGCTAGCGGGACGCTCCTGA
- the hutX gene encoding heme utilization cystosolic carrier protein HutX — MSMTSKPEALQDEIRALVEKNPSTTLSKLAHDHGLEEGQIMPLLSPEMAVAVPADHFMDLWKEISQWKRITFIAINDGMVVEVKGTLPQGSSGHGMFNLHEADNPIGGHIFINKLGSIWLLSKPHFGVESHSVHYFTREGKPMFAIYVGRDTETRQLLEEVKNDFLTLKAKYGDHS; from the coding sequence ATGTCAATGACATCAAAGCCAGAAGCCTTACAAGACGAAATACGAGCCTTGGTCGAAAAGAACCCCAGTACTACGCTCTCCAAGCTGGCCCACGACCATGGCCTGGAAGAAGGCCAGATCATGCCCCTGCTGTCCCCGGAAATGGCAGTTGCTGTACCAGCAGACCATTTTATGGATTTGTGGAAAGAAATATCGCAATGGAAACGCATTACCTTTATCGCCATCAACGACGGCATGGTGGTTGAGGTGAAGGGCACCCTGCCCCAGGGCAGCAGCGGGCATGGCATGTTTAATCTGCACGAGGCCGACAACCCCATAGGCGGGCACATCTTTATAAACAAGCTAGGTTCCATCTGGCTGCTGTCCAAGCCCCACTTCGGGGTAGAAAGTCACAGCGTGCACTACTTCACCCGTGAGGGCAAGCCCATGTTTGCCATCTATGTGGGCCGTGATACCGAAACCCGTCAACTGCTCGAAGAGGTAAAAAACGACTTCCTTACGCTAAAAGCCAAATATGGAGACCATTCATGA
- a CDS encoding ABC transporter ATP-binding protein, translated as MITFDAVSYTYPFQSTPAVRDLNFHVAPGEAVLVTGASGSGKSTIIRLLNGLAPWYFQGDLQGKVSVNGHDNRLRPIHGISRDVGTLFQDPEQQFFALNVEDEMAFAHEWRNTQPSLMQHCVQVAMEQFGITSLAGASVHHLSEGQKQKVALASVMSLAPRILILDEPSANLDPDSTAELAKTLLELKQAGMTLLIVDHRLYWLREVVDRVIIMEKGGIAEITDYCRLDECTLQFHYGLRCTRVDDVRASLSNVDDANPYIDVQELHFAYRRNPPLFHGESFRLPRGEIIGLIGPNGAGKTTFARLLTGLQKMDRGSIALGGEKVSTRELLRRTSIVLQNTDHQLHMKTVRSELNSAAASSHAGVRSAEVEQLLREYQLEHLAERHPQSLSGGERQRLVIACGQIRQPYIFILDEPTSGLDGENMAIIADNLTRFASQGGCVLLISHDLELLQRACTCKLELGAPAEKDILKVS; from the coding sequence ATGATTACCTTTGACGCTGTGAGTTACACCTATCCCTTTCAGAGCACTCCCGCTGTGCGCGACCTCAACTTCCACGTGGCCCCCGGTGAGGCCGTGCTGGTCACCGGAGCTTCGGGCTCGGGCAAGTCCACCATCATCCGTCTGCTCAATGGTCTGGCACCCTGGTATTTTCAGGGAGATCTGCAGGGTAAAGTAAGCGTAAATGGTCACGATAACCGTCTGCGCCCCATTCACGGGATCAGCCGGGATGTGGGAACCCTGTTCCAGGATCCCGAGCAGCAGTTTTTCGCCCTCAATGTAGAAGACGAAATGGCTTTTGCCCACGAATGGCGCAATACCCAGCCCAGCCTAATGCAACACTGTGTGCAGGTGGCCATGGAGCAGTTTGGCATTACGAGCCTGGCGGGCGCCAGTGTCCACCACCTTTCGGAAGGTCAGAAACAGAAAGTGGCCTTGGCTTCGGTCATGTCTCTGGCCCCCCGGATTCTTATTCTGGATGAGCCCAGTGCCAACCTGGATCCCGATTCGACGGCAGAACTGGCCAAAACCCTGCTCGAACTGAAACAGGCAGGAATGACTCTCCTGATCGTTGATCACCGTTTGTACTGGCTGCGCGAAGTGGTGGATCGGGTGATTATCATGGAAAAAGGGGGGATCGCCGAAATAACCGACTACTGCCGCCTGGACGAATGTACCCTGCAATTCCACTACGGCCTGCGCTGTACCAGGGTTGATGATGTTCGCGCCTCCCTGAGCAATGTGGATGATGCCAACCCGTATATTGACGTGCAGGAGCTTCACTTTGCCTATCGCCGTAACCCGCCCCTGTTTCACGGCGAGTCCTTCCGCCTGCCACGTGGTGAAATCATCGGCCTGATCGGTCCCAATGGAGCGGGGAAAACTACCTTCGCTCGCCTGCTTACTGGCCTACAGAAGATGGACCGGGGCAGTATTGCCCTTGGCGGGGAAAAGGTCAGTACCCGAGAGCTTCTGCGCCGCACCAGCATAGTGTTGCAAAACACCGACCACCAGCTGCATATGAAGACCGTGCGTTCGGAACTAAACTCGGCCGCTGCCAGTTCCCACGCCGGTGTCCGCTCAGCAGAAGTGGAGCAGCTGTTGCGGGAGTATCAGTTGGAGCACCTGGCCGAACGCCACCCCCAGTCCCTCTCCGGCGGAGAGCGCCAGCGCCTGGTCATCGCCTGTGGACAGATCCGCCAACCATATATCTTTATCCTGGACGAACCCACCAGCGGACTTGACGGGGAAAATATGGCCATTATCGCCGATAACCTGACCCGCTTTGCCAGCCAGGGTGGCTGTGTCCTGCTTATTAGCCACGACCTGGAGCTGCTGCAGCGGGCCTGCACCTGCAAGCTGGAGTTGGGCGCGCCAGCAGAAAAAGACATCCTAAAAGTATCCTGA
- a CDS encoding energy-coupling factor transporter transmembrane component T family protein — protein sequence MPALSATDIRRDETPLHQLDVRTKMLISVVAAIVVIVLSNPWILASLAVASALYAFLSRRFGVIAIAYGVLGLMWLMAIGFLHLMGLFLPRFGSSGIGSLLVPFLRSAVLMNTLLAMALSSRVQGIMTALKTLHLPYWLYIPATVMIRFIPSFIEDIKQISESLKIKGYRLSPLFLLRHPLVGLRLLFIPILFRALRTSDELGMAAELKGVGYSRDVSRYRTNNLTWRDAVAGALLMVMITASLVAHVQLPIRDIMGM from the coding sequence ATGCCGGCATTATCCGCCACTGACATCCGCCGCGATGAAACCCCGCTGCACCAGCTGGATGTGCGCACCAAGATGCTGATCAGCGTGGTGGCCGCCATCGTGGTCATCGTTCTCAGCAACCCCTGGATTCTGGCTTCCCTGGCGGTTGCCAGTGCTCTTTACGCCTTTTTATCGCGACGCTTTGGCGTTATCGCCATTGCCTATGGAGTGCTGGGTCTCATGTGGCTGATGGCCATCGGTTTTCTCCACCTGATGGGTCTTTTCCTGCCGCGCTTTGGTTCTTCGGGGATCGGCAGTTTGCTGGTACCCTTCCTGCGCTCTGCGGTATTGATGAATACCTTGCTGGCCATGGCACTTTCGTCACGGGTACAGGGCATTATGACGGCCCTGAAAACCCTGCACCTGCCCTATTGGCTCTATATTCCCGCCACGGTGATGATTCGCTTTATCCCTTCGTTTATCGAGGATATCAAACAGATATCCGAATCCTTGAAGATCAAGGGATACCGCCTGAGTCCCCTCTTCCTACTTCGCCACCCCCTAGTTGGCCTGCGGCTGCTCTTTATTCCCATTCTCTTTCGGGCTTTGCGCACGTCGGATGAACTGGGCATGGCAGCTGAACTCAAAGGAGTGGGCTACAGCCGGGACGTGAGTCGCTACCGCACCAACAACCTCACTTGGCGTGACGCCGTGGCCGGGGCTCTGCTGATGGTCATGATTACCGCTTCCCTGGTGGCCCATGTGCAACTGCCCATCCGCGACATCATGGGAATGTAA